GGATTATCTAAAGAAGAGATTGAAAAACTATAATATAAACTTTTTACATAGTATTTAGGAGGAACTATACATATGTATAATCTTTCTCTGAGTCATTCTTTGGGACCAACAGAACAAACTTACGGAAAAAAACTGCGTAATTCTACAAAGGCAAAGCAGAAAACAAAGGATTTAGAATGTAATCTGATAGTATTTGATTAGATTTCAATAAAATTGACTACCTTTGCAAGCGGATAGGGAAACTCTATCCAAGACATATTAGAAAAGAAAGAAGCGTTATGCTTATCTTGTTGTTGAAAACGTAGGAAATTTTCAAAATGAGCAAGGATGGCATAGTGGTTCTCACGCTATAGCGTGGGCTGCTATTACTACATCTGCTCATTAGGTTTTTCCTACGACCTTCAACAAAGACGTGGCATTGCAGTTCCACGCTTCGTAGTTTAATTAGACTTGGTTTAGGAACGGAACCATAAGAGATAATTGTATGAAAGAATTTGCATATTCGTACATTGAATTGGGAGAACAATATTGGTGGGCGTTTCTTATCATTTGGCTCTTGTGGATTATTGTAGCCCACATTCCCAACTTCATAGATTTCCACTATGCGGACATCATTATTCCAATCATTCTTCTGACCATTTGGGGCATATTGAAATTGCTTGTAGTTTTCAGCGCAATATAAATCGTTATCCATCAATAAAATATATACATTTATGAAATTCAAAAAGTATTTTTATTTGTCTGCGGCACTTGCTTTTGTTCTTTGCTCATGCAGCGATGACGATGAAGCAGGTGAAGGCTTTACACCTACAATATTCAACGTGGTGGGTAAAGTCGAAAAAGGTCCGATGATTCGCGGTTCTCACGTAGAAATGCGAACATTGGACGAGTACATGATTCCTACTGGAAGTTCTTATCACGCTACCATTGACAACAACTTGGGGAATTTTAATTATGGCGTACTCAAGATAAACAGTCCGTATGCACAATTAACGGCAGACGGCTATTTTTTTAATGAGGTGAACGGTAAATTATCAGAAAGTGAAATCAAATTGGATGCTATTGTGGACTTGAAAGATAACAGCACTATCAATGTCAATGTATTAACCCATTTGAAAAGCAAGCGCATCCATCATTTGGTTGCCACCAAAGGTCTGACATTCAAGGAAGCTAACGCACAAGCCCAAAAAGAACTGCTTACCCAATTTGGATTACAGCAATTTGCCTCTAAAGATGCGAGCCAATTTTCTCTTACTTCTGGTGATGATGCCTCCGGTACATTGATAGCTATATCGTCTTTGGTATTGACAGATAAATCGGATGCGGAAATCGTTGAGTTTCTATCTATTCTAAGCAATGAGTTTGGTACAGAAGGTGCTTTCACCCAAGAGACAAAGAAAAGAATACAATCCGGTAAGAACTACCTGAATGCAAGATTGGATAGGATTTCCGAAAACATAAAGAACCGTTACAAAGAATTGGGATTAGAAGTCAAAGTCAAAAACTTGGCTTACTATTTCGACTGGGATAATGATGGTATTGCCGGAAATGAATTGGACGAATCAGAATCTGTTACGATTAGTACAACGGAAGTAAATGTTCCGAAAGAAGGCGGCGAATATACCATTACTATTGAATCTGATAAGCCTTATTATTTAAATCCACCTTCTTTTGAATCTGATTCAGATTCCGGTTTTAGAGTTGAAGAAGTACCAGACGAAATGTGGAGTGATTCTCCGGGATTATACGAAGCTAGCGCAAGTATCTCTACTCCTTCGATAAAGCATAACAAAACCATTGATAACAATATCATTACTGTAAAAATAGAACCAGCTTTATTTAAAGAGGATCTATCCACCAACTTTACGGTATATAATGCAAGAGGTAAAGTTGCTGCTACTGTTATCATCAAACAACAAGGAGACAGTAATTATTGGGTTAAGCATGCCCCCGTCAAATTGGGATATGGTGGAAAGTCTGCTGTATTAGCCATTATGAGCGTTATGAGAAATGCTGTATCAGAGCAATTTCATTTACAAAATAATTATACTCACCAAGAAGACTTTAGAAACTCGGTTCCTTTCCATCCTTATGATAGAAAAATAGAAAATACATGGAGATATTACTATAGCGCAATCAATCAGTGGCTCGCGATTAAAGATGTTGATGCAAGCCTATTAAATTGCTACCAATCGTTTATCGACACCCACCTTGCATTGGCATACTATCAGCTGTCTTCTCGTTGGGGCGGTGTACCTTTTATAATGCAGCGTTCAAACGCCCCCTACATATCCCTGCCACGTACAGATGAATCAGAAGTTCTTTCAAGAGTAGAGAATATGTTGTTCGATGCGATGAGGAATTTGGACGAACATCGCTATGACGCTTTCCAAGATGCCAACAACATGCTTTTCGTTTCTAAAGATGTGGCCAGGACATTGCTTGCATTTATCTACTGCAATCAAAAGAAATTCGACAAGGCATTGCCGCTTTTGGAAGAAGTCATCAGAAGAGGTGATTACCACTTGGAATATTCAAAAGCGACTGAATACAAAAATAATGCAGAATGCATTTGGGGCTATCACATACAGACAAGAAACGGAGAAACTTGCCATCCTTGCCTTGATTACAAGGATGTGATACTGACTGCTGCCGAATGCCTGTATCACACAGGAAACGTTTCTAAGGCTAAACAATATATCAATCAAGTATGCGAACATAAGAATCTCACGGTTGACCAATCAGATATTCTGAAAGCCATAGCTTCCCTGCACTATCAAATAAATTCCCCCAGCTATATGAATTTTATCAGAAGAAACGAATTCGGTGAGTCCTTTATGGGACTAAGCCATCACAATCTTTATCAGCTTTTATGGCCTATTCCCTATGATGTAATAGTCAGAAATCCACAAATGACACAGAATCCGGGATATTAGTCCTAGTATATAACGAAAGCCCTGCTGTTTACGGGAGGGCACTAAAAAAGTAAGTGATATTCAGTTTGCCTTCGACGGAGGCTCAACATAAAAAAATTGCCAAGTCTTTATCAGAGGATTTGGCGATTTTTTCATTTATTGCAGTGGAGTGCGTAAAACTGTTTTTTGTGGCATTATATGCGACCTATAGTCAGATATACGATACTCAAAGGGACTATATCAGTTCAATCGGAGAATTCGCTTGATGTTTGCGGCAAAAATCACCATGGCGCCTTGCATACGCATACAGTCCATGCCATACGAGTCTGCCCTGTCGTAACCAAAGACATTTTTTAGTTCTGAGTTTTTAGCCTCTATTTTGTATCCGACCTTAGCTTTGGTCTTGAACCCTTCTGTTTTCTCGAAGTCGGCCTGCTTCTGATGTTCCTCCGACTTGATTTGAACAGCATAAGTTTTACTCTTAGCGCCTTCCTTATAGCACCCGTGTCGTCTGGAGCATACCCGACATTTATCAACGTCAAAATAAAAAAACGAGTGTTTGATTTTTACTTTGGGCACTGAAAAAGTGCCCTCTCCAAAAAGAGAGGTTCGATAATGTCGGTATATTCATGAAAAATCTCATGTATCTGCCGGGAAACGGATTTATAAACGTCCATCCTGCCGGATACAAATATGAGCTGAGGACAAAGACGTTTCGCTTTTTGCGAAGACATAGCGGAACGGACTCCGTAACGCCGGGCTTCGTAACTGGCAGCAGCCACGACTCCCCGCTCTTCAGCATGACCTACAGCTACCGGTTTGCCACGAAGTTCCGGATTATCACGCTGTTCTACAGAAGCGTAGAAAGCGTCCATGTCGATATGTATAATCTTTCTCTGAGTCATTCTTTGGGAATAGCAGAGCAAACTTACTATATTTTTTCGAATAATCATCATTCTTTAGATGACAGACAGGGTAAAATCCATTTATTTTCTTGTCTAAATAAAACTTTATCTGTATTTTTGTAGTAGCCAATATATTAGACAATTATGAATAGCAACAATAAAAATCAGATAATCCGTTTTGACTGGGCTATGAAACGTTTGCTCAGGAACAAGGCAAATTTCAGTGTCCTTGAAGGTCTGCTCACTACGTTATTGGGTGAGAAGATTATTATTCAGAGACTCCTTGAAAGTGAAAGCAATCAGGAGGATGAATATGACAAGTATAACCGTGTCGATATGCTTGCCGAGAACTCCAAGGGTGAACTGGTACTGATAGAGGTGCAGAACAATAATGAATATGCCTACTTCCAACGTATGTTGTTCGGTACTTCCAAGCTGGTGACTGAGTATATCAATAGGGGAGAAAGCTATGACAAGGTGCGTAAGGTATATAGCGTTAATATCGTCTATTTCTCTCTGGGACATGGAACTGATTTTGTTTATCATGGAAAGACGGAATTCAGAGGTATACACACCAATGATCTCCTAGAACTCACTCCATTCCAGAAGCAGACATTCAAGGTGGATACGGTAAGTCAGCTATATCCTGAATATTATATCCTGAAAGTAAACGGTTTCAATCAGGTAGCGAAAAGTCCCCTGGAAGAATGGATCTATTATCTTAACACCGGAGAGATACCTTCCACTGCTACAGCTCCCGGTCTTGAGGAGGCTCGTGAAAGGTTGAAACTGGATAGCATGACCAAGGATGAGCTTGCTGCCTATTACCGTCACTTGGATAATATTGTTATTCTTCGTGATAATATCAATACCGAGCGTGAAGAAGGTAGAGCGGAAGGGCTTGAAAAAGGTAGAGCGGAAGGGCTTGAAGAAGGAGCAAGAAAGAAAGCTATCAAAGTCGCCCGTTATCTAAAGTCATCAGGAACCGCAATGGAATTAATTATTGGAGCTACAGGATTATCTAAAGAAGAGATTGAAAAACTATAATATAAACTTTTTACATAGTATTTAAGAGGAACTATACAATGGATTACGTATGGTTCCTCTTTTTGTTTATGAAACAAGTAATCTACACATAATAATAAAAGCATCAAGTCCCAATCTAATCAAGAAATAAGTTCATTTTTTATGGTATTTAACAGGAAACAGATTAAATGAATATAAACATTATCCATGTCCCGTGGAAGGTTGCCTATGTACCAAATATAAAGCTAAAGGCGTTTACAATAGTGACTGCAAAAATTGTGGTCATCCTAAACATCCGAGCAAATATTAATAAATAATATATTCTAATATAAAATAAGGCTTGTATAATGGTTACAAGCCTTATTCATGTGGAGCTGGAGGGAATCGAACCCTCGTCCAAACGAGGAAATCATAAGCTTTCTACATGCTTATCTTTGCCTAAATTTTCGAGCAGGAACAGAACCAAAGCCATCAATTCCTGCCTTATCCTCTAAAGTTTCATCAAAAGTGCGAGGCCGCCTTTGACTATCCCCGATGTGACTGCACCACTGAACCGGAATGCTTCGGAGCAACAGCTTCCGAGTGATGTCTCGTCCTGGCACCTTGTGCCTGGATTAAGCTAATCTACTATGATTCGATTAAGCAGCAAGAGCGTAATTAGTTTCGCCAGATAAAATTTTGATAACTGAGATTTAAGTGGAAATTACCGACCCACTGCATGCTTACCTACCATTTCTGCCCGCTGTCAAATCCAGTCAACCCCAAATTTTCATTCGTACAGAATAGCAATTGTTCAGAACGCTTTCTGAGGTTGCAAAGATACTAAATATTTTGAATTGGCGAAAAGTCATTAACCAATATTACAAATTCTATATTCCTATAGAAAATAGCTCCGCAGGAAGGAAATTTGAATCCAATAACATAAAAGAAAAAGAAAATCAGACTCTTTCTTGCTCGTTTCCGGCATAGTTTAGTACCTTTGCCGACAATAAATAACCAATCAACATCCATAAAATAATGACTTCTCATTTCGACTTCTCCGAAGTCCCCTACTCCTTCGGCCTATGCGCCGCCGAAAACTGCCCGAAAGCCTCAACCTGCCTGCGCCGGATTGCCATGCAGTATGCTCCCGTCAACAGAATTTTCCTGCCGACGATGAACCCTAACCGGATAATAGCCGGAAAAGGTAAATGTGATTATTATTGTTCGAACGAGAAAACCCGCTTTGCACTAGGCTTTACACGTACGGCAAACGCACTCACCGTGCGAATGGCAAGTACGTTCCGCTACCGGATGATTAGCTACTTCGGACGCAAGAACTACTACTTAAAACGCCGGGGAGCACTGAAAATCACTCCTGCCGAACAGGTACATGTCATAAACGTTGCTAAAGAACTGGGGGTAGTACTGAATGACTACTTCGACGGTTATGTAGAAGAATACAACTGGAACGCTTAGTCGTTCCTGCCATGTCTTCGGAAGAAATTTCCGTTTCTACAGAGAACACTGTTATATCCTTTAGAACTATGGTGGTTTCCCTATAAGGAAACGCTCGTTTCCTCGTAGAGATACGGGTGTATCCCCGTAGGGAAACCATCGTGACCCCGTAGGGAAACGAGCGTGTCCAATAAGGGAAACAACAAGGAAACTGTAACACTCTAACAAACAACTATATATCTTTATCACGCTTTGCCTTGTTCCATGTATTCTTTAAATCTTAAGTTATACAACTTTAAATAGAATCACCGATATTTCGGAATAACTACACTAAAAAATACAAGACGATATTATCAAAATCCTATATCAAAACACTATCTTTACGGGGCAATTTTATTCTTAACACAAAAAGATATCATGAAGAAACTTCTACTTACCGGCTTATTTCTAGGAAGTTGTGCATTCCTCCCGGCACAGAAAACGACTAGAATACCTGATGTTTATAAACCCGTCCGTACGGAAATGTACAAGAAAGGGTGGATAGACTTCAATAAGAATGGTGTTAAAGACACTTACGAAGACCCGGCAGCACCTATCGATGCACGCATAGAAGATTTGCTCAGCCAAATGACACTGGAAGAGAAAACATGCCAAATGGTGACTCTTTACGGATACAAACGGGTCTTGAAAGATGATTTGCCTACTCCCGAATGGAAAAACCAGCTTTGGAAAGACGGTATCGGAGCTATTGACGAGCATCTGAACGGTTTCCAGCAATGGGGACTTCCACCGTCGGACAACGAATATGTATGGCCGGCTTCCAAACATGCCTGGGCGCTGAATGAAGTGCAACGTTTCTTCATTGAAGAAACACGGCTCGGAATTCCTACGGACTTTACCAACGAGGGGATTCGCGGAGTGGAGAGTTATAAAGCTACCAATTTCCCTACCCAACTGGGCTTGGGGCATACGTGGAACCGACAACTTATTCACCAGGTAGGACTGATTACCGGACGTGAAGCTCGCATGCTGGGATATACCAATGTATATGCCCCGATACTCGATGTAGGACGCGACCAGCGGTGGGGACGCTATGAAGAAGTGTATGGGGAATCTCCTTATCTGGTTGCGGAATTAGGAATAGAAATGGTGAAAGGTATGCAGCACAATCACCAGGTAGCAGCTACCGGAAAACACTTTATCGCTTATAGCAACAATAAAGGCGCACGCGAAGGAATGGCTCGTGTAGACCCGCAGATGTCACCACGCGAAGTGGAGATGCTCCATGCCTATCCTTTTAAAAGAGTTATCCGTGAAGCGGGATTGCTCGGTGTGATGAGTTCTTATAACGACTATGACGGCTTTCCAATCCAGAGCAGCTATTACTGGCTGACTACCCGCTTGCGTGGTGAAATGGGATTCCGTGGATATGTGGTTTCGGACAGTGATGCCGTAGAATATCTTTATACCAAACACGGGACTGCCAAAGATATGAAAGAAGCCGTTCGCCAAAGTGTGGAAGCCGGACTGAATGTACGTTGTACGTTCCGCTCTCCGGATTCGTATGTATTGCCGTTGAGGGAGTTGGTGAAAGAAGGCGGATTGAGCGAAGAAATTATCAATGACCGTGTACGTGATATTCTGAGAGTGAAGTTCCTTGTCGGCTTATTCGATAATCCTTATCAGACTGATTTGAAAGGAGCGGATGAAGAAGTAGAAAAGAAAGAAAACGAGGAAGTCGCTTTGCAAGCCTCCCGCGAATCTATCGTACTCTTGAAAAATGATAAGAATGTGCTGCCGCTGGATGCCTCAAGTATCCGAAAGATAGCAGTCTGCGGACCGAATGCGAATGAACGTTCGTATGCGCTGACTCATTACGGTCCTTTGGCAGTAGAAGTAACTTCTGTCCTAAAAGGTATTCAAGAAAAGATGAAAAGCAAAGCGGATGTACTTTATACGAAAGGCTGCGACCTGGTAGATGCCAACTGGCCGGAATCCGAATTGATTGACTATCCTCTGACGGATGAAGAGCAAAAAGAAATAGATAAAGCTGTCAGTCAGGCAAAACAAGCAGATGTAGCTGTCGTAGTGTTAGGTGGTGGACAGCGTACGTGCGGGGAAAACAAATCCCGCAGCAGTCTCGACCTGCCCGGCCGCCAACTTGATTTACTAAAAGCGGTAGTGGCTACCGGCAAGCCTGTCGTACTGGTTCTTATCAACGGACGTCCATTATCTATCAATTGGGCAGACAAGTTTGTCCCAGCTATTCTTGAAGCATGGTATCCGGGGTCTAAAGGTGGGATAGCAGTAGCAGATGTACTCTTTGGAGATTATAATCCCGGTGGTAAACTGACTGTAACTTTCCCAAAAACCGTAGGTCAAATACCCTTC
This portion of the Bacteroides acidifaciens genome encodes:
- a CDS encoding RagB/SusD family nutrient uptake outer membrane protein, with translation MKFKKYFYLSAALAFVLCSCSDDDEAGEGFTPTIFNVVGKVEKGPMIRGSHVEMRTLDEYMIPTGSSYHATIDNNLGNFNYGVLKINSPYAQLTADGYFFNEVNGKLSESEIKLDAIVDLKDNSTINVNVLTHLKSKRIHHLVATKGLTFKEANAQAQKELLTQFGLQQFASKDASQFSLTSGDDASGTLIAISSLVLTDKSDAEIVEFLSILSNEFGTEGAFTQETKKRIQSGKNYLNARLDRISENIKNRYKELGLEVKVKNLAYYFDWDNDGIAGNELDESESVTISTTEVNVPKEGGEYTITIESDKPYYLNPPSFESDSDSGFRVEEVPDEMWSDSPGLYEASASISTPSIKHNKTIDNNIITVKIEPALFKEDLSTNFTVYNARGKVAATVIIKQQGDSNYWVKHAPVKLGYGGKSAVLAIMSVMRNAVSEQFHLQNNYTHQEDFRNSVPFHPYDRKIENTWRYYYSAINQWLAIKDVDASLLNCYQSFIDTHLALAYYQLSSRWGGVPFIMQRSNAPYISLPRTDESEVLSRVENMLFDAMRNLDEHRYDAFQDANNMLFVSKDVARTLLAFIYCNQKKFDKALPLLEEVIRRGDYHLEYSKATEYKNNAECIWGYHIQTRNGETCHPCLDYKDVILTAAECLYHTGNVSKAKQYINQVCEHKNLTVDQSDILKAIASLHYQINSPSYMNFIRRNEFGESFMGLSHHNLYQLLWPIPYDVIVRNPQMTQNPGY
- a CDS encoding PD-(D/E)XK nuclease family transposase; the encoded protein is MNSNNKNQIIRFDWAMKRLLRNKANFSVLEGLLTTLLGEKIIIQRLLESESNQEDEYDKYNRVDMLAENSKGELVLIEVQNNNEYAYFQRMLFGTSKLVTEYINRGESYDKVRKVYSVNIVYFSLGHGTDFVYHGKTEFRGIHTNDLLELTPFQKQTFKVDTVSQLYPEYYILKVNGFNQVAKSPLEEWIYYLNTGEIPSTATAPGLEEARERLKLDSMTKDELAAYYRHLDNIVILRDNINTEREEGRAEGLEKGRAEGLEEGARKKAIKVARYLKSSGTAMELIIGATGLSKEEIEKL
- a CDS encoding DUF6078 family protein; protein product: MTSHFDFSEVPYSFGLCAAENCPKASTCLRRIAMQYAPVNRIFLPTMNPNRIIAGKGKCDYYCSNEKTRFALGFTRTANALTVRMASTFRYRMISYFGRKNYYLKRRGALKITPAEQVHVINVAKELGVVLNDYFDGYVEEYNWNA
- a CDS encoding beta-glucosidase; the encoded protein is MKKLLLTGLFLGSCAFLPAQKTTRIPDVYKPVRTEMYKKGWIDFNKNGVKDTYEDPAAPIDARIEDLLSQMTLEEKTCQMVTLYGYKRVLKDDLPTPEWKNQLWKDGIGAIDEHLNGFQQWGLPPSDNEYVWPASKHAWALNEVQRFFIEETRLGIPTDFTNEGIRGVESYKATNFPTQLGLGHTWNRQLIHQVGLITGREARMLGYTNVYAPILDVGRDQRWGRYEEVYGESPYLVAELGIEMVKGMQHNHQVAATGKHFIAYSNNKGAREGMARVDPQMSPREVEMLHAYPFKRVIREAGLLGVMSSYNDYDGFPIQSSYYWLTTRLRGEMGFRGYVVSDSDAVEYLYTKHGTAKDMKEAVRQSVEAGLNVRCTFRSPDSYVLPLRELVKEGGLSEEIINDRVRDILRVKFLVGLFDNPYQTDLKGADEEVEKKENEEVALQASRESIVLLKNDKNVLPLDASSIRKIAVCGPNANERSYALTHYGPLAVEVTSVLKGIQEKMKSKADVLYTKGCDLVDANWPESELIDYPLTDEEQKEIDKAVSQAKQADVAVVVLGGGQRTCGENKSRSSLDLPGRQLDLLKAVVATGKPVVLVLINGRPLSINWADKFVPAILEAWYPGSKGGIAVADVLFGDYNPGGKLTVTFPKTVGQIPFNFPCKPSSQIDGGKNPGADGNMSRANGALYPFGYGLSYTTFEYSDLKISPAVITPNQKTYVSCKVTNTGKRAGDEVIQLYVRDVLSSVTTYEKNLAGFERVHLKPGETKEITFPVDRKALELLNADMHWVVEPGDFTFMLGASSTDIRLNGTLTVVEPGQTPAANTTKDSSPVSASTNAETADNVIDNNLTTSWEGNKGDYITFALQNGAKIDGVSIAFSRENGLETDFEIQLSSGGGQFLTVYSGTVKEYNKLLDFRFKGTTASDLRIVLGSDRVEVAEVKLPQLKK